TGGCGAACGTGGCCGCGACGGTCATCAGCGGCGGCATGTGGTGCCCGCCGACCCCGGTGGGCAAGGTGACCGACCGCAACGGCAAGCAGGTGCCGGTGAACGAGGCCCCGTGCGAGCAGGTCGTGGCCGAGGGCCTGGCGAACGGCCTGGCGAACGGCATGAGCAAGGACGACCAGGGCCAGGGCACCGCGGCGGCGGCGGCGAAGGGCGTCAAGTGGGACCGCCCGATGATCGGCAAGACCGGCACCACGGAGGACTACAAGTCGGCGGCGTTCATCGGCGCCACCCCCGACTTCGCCGGCGCGGTGCAGACCTTCAACGACGGCACGGCCCCGCGCGGCATCTGCGTCAACGGCGGCCCGCCGAGGCTGTGCGGCGAGGGCGACATCTACGGCGGCACGGTCCCGGCGAGGACGTGGTTCGACACGATGTCGAAGGTCCACGAGGGCGTGCCGCGCCGCGACCTGCCGCCGGTGGACGAGCGCTACCGCAAGGGCGGCAAGGAGATCCAGATCCCGGAGGTCGTCGGGCGCAACGTCAACGACGCCACGAAGATCCTGGAGGAGGCCGGCTACAAGGTGACGGTGTCGAACCGGAACTCGGAACAGCCGAAGGGCACCGTGGTCGGCCAGACACCACGCGGTTCGGCGCTGCGCGGGACGGTGGTGACGTTGCTGGTGTCGACGGGCTACGTGCCACCACCGGCCCCGACGGAGACGACGAACACCCAGAACCCACCGGCCCCGGGCGATCCCCAACCACCGGGCAACGGCAGACCGACAGACCCACCGCAGATCACGCTGCCGACAGACCCACCAGGCCGCTGATCCGCCAACGGGAACGGGGCGCCACCCACCCAGGTCGGCGCCCCGCTTCCATCCAGCCCGTTTTCGTCGTACCCCCGTGGGACAATGGACATCGGGGGCCGGAGGCCAAGCCTCAGCTCGCGAGCGCGGCCTTCACCGCCGCCGCCACCCGGCCGCCCTCGGCCCGCCCGGCGACCTTGGCGTTGGCGGCCTTGATGACCTGCCCCATCTGCTTCGGCCCGGGCTTGTCGCCCAGCCCCGCCTCGACCTCCGCGACCGCCTCGGCCACCAGGGCCGCCAGCTCGTCGTCGGACAGCTGGGCCGGCAGGTAGTCCTCCAGCACCTTCGACTCGGACCGCTCCAGCTCGGCCTGCTCGGCGCGGCCGGCGCCCGCGAACGCCTCCGCCGCCTCGCGCCGCTTCTTCACCTCGCGGGTGATGACCTTGAGCACCTCGTCGTCGGACAGCTCGCGCGCCGCCTTGCCGGAGACCTCTTCCGTGGTGATCGCGGCCAGCGTCATCCGCAGCGCACCCGCCCGAACCGTCTCCCGGTTCTTGATCGCCGCCGTCAGATCCGCCTGCAACCGCGCCTTGAGCTCCGCCATGTGCGGGAACGTTACCGGGCACCGGTCTGCACCCCGAACCGGTTAACCCCCTACCCTCGACCTCGTGAACAAGCTAGGCCGAACGCTGCTCGCCACGACCGCCCTCGGCACGGCGACGCTCGCCTACGCGGCGGGCATCGAGCGGAGGCACTGGACGCTGCGCCAGGCCACCGTGCCGGTCCTCACGCCCGGCTCCGCGCCGCTGCGGGTGCTGCACCTCTCGGACCTGCACATGCTGCCGGGCCAGAAGTCCAAGCAGCGCTGGGTCGCCGCGCTCGACGAGCTCGAACCGGACCTCGTCGTGAACACCGGCGACAACCTGGCGCACAAGCAGGCCGTCCCCGCGGTGATCCGCGCGCTCGGTCCGCTGCTGAACCGCCCGGGCGTCTTCGTGTTCGGCAGCAACGACTACTACGCGCCGCGCCCGAAGAACCCGGCCCGCTACCTGCTGCCCTCGGCGAAGACCAAGCGCATCCACGGCATCCCGCTGCCGTGGCGCGACCTGCGGGCCGCGATGGTCGAGCGGGGCTGGCTGGACCTGACCCACGAGCGCCACACGTTCACGGTGGCGGGCCAGACGGTGTTCGCCGCCGGCCTCGACGACCCGCACCTCAAGCGCGACCGCTACGCCGACATCGCAGGCCCCGTCCCGGAGGCGGCGCTGCGCCTGGGCGTCACGCACTCGCCGGAGCCACGCGTCCTGGACCCGTTCGCGGCGGACGGCTACGACCTGGTGCTCGCCGGCCACACGCACGGCGGCCAACTCCGCATCCCCGGCTACGGGGCGATCGTGACCAACTGCGACCTGGACCGCTCGCGGGCCCGCGGCGTCTCCCGCTGGGGCGCGCACATGTGGCTCAACGTCTCCGCCGGCCTGGGCACGTCCCCGTACGCACCAGTCCGCTTCGCCTGCCCGCCGGAGGCCAGCCTGCTCACCCTCGTGCCCCGACCCGTCGACGCAGGTCAGAGCGGGTCCGCGGCGGAAAGGGATACCCGGTTCGGAGTGGGTGGGAACGTCAGGTAGAGTTCTCCTCGTTCGGCCCCCCGCGGGAGGCCGGGCGGGACCGGGGTGTGGCGCAGTTTGGTAGCGCGCTTCGTTCGGGACGAAGAGGTCGCAGGTTCAAATCCTGTCACCCCGACCAGCCGAAGGGGCTGTCCGAGATCATCGGGCAGCCCCTTCGTCGTTCCCGCACTTGCCACGTGGTGCAGCGGCACACGATGGAGTGGACTTTCGGCCGAGTAGCCGAAGGGTGACGTATGGTGAGCGTTAGGCGAGGGCCGATCACGTTCTGTTAATCCATACGAGTGAAGGTTGACGGTTCAACTCACTGAAAGTAACGGGCGGCGGGGCGGGTGCGACACCGAGACGACGCATCGGTCCCGGACGCTTCCAGCGAGGAGTCACCCATGAG
This DNA window, taken from Saccharothrix variisporea, encodes the following:
- a CDS encoding GatB/YqeY domain-containing protein; amino-acid sequence: MAELKARLQADLTAAIKNRETVRAGALRMTLAAITTEEVSGKAARELSDDEVLKVITREVKKRREAAEAFAGAGRAEQAELERSESKVLEDYLPAQLSDDELAALVAEAVAEVEAGLGDKPGPKQMGQVIKAANAKVAGRAEGGRVAAAVKAALAS
- a CDS encoding metallophosphoesterase, with the translated sequence MNKLGRTLLATTALGTATLAYAAGIERRHWTLRQATVPVLTPGSAPLRVLHLSDLHMLPGQKSKQRWVAALDELEPDLVVNTGDNLAHKQAVPAVIRALGPLLNRPGVFVFGSNDYYAPRPKNPARYLLPSAKTKRIHGIPLPWRDLRAAMVERGWLDLTHERHTFTVAGQTVFAAGLDDPHLKRDRYADIAGPVPEAALRLGVTHSPEPRVLDPFAADGYDLVLAGHTHGGQLRIPGYGAIVTNCDLDRSRARGVSRWGAHMWLNVSAGLGTSPYAPVRFACPPEASLLTLVPRPVDAGQSGSAAERDTRFGVGGNVR